In one Musa acuminata AAA Group cultivar baxijiao chromosome BXJ2-5, Cavendish_Baxijiao_AAA, whole genome shotgun sequence genomic region, the following are encoded:
- the LOC135612726 gene encoding COP1-interacting protein 7-like isoform X4 — translation MVLRKEQGMAFARAAAAGFDMDNLLDLISFSESFGASRLKDACLQFMELWKKKHETGQWLEVEVAEAMSTRSEFSALNASGIIFATDPMMQNDHGDAQSVTGGDMLTETDGRADKQIPSDSKVPLGHQEYLQGQFQHPAYSQWPMHPPPGPPMFQPYPMQGMPYYQNYPGSVPYFHPPYPPMEDPRFNSSHRKGSKRQSADNKDIESETWERSTRSQDDSDQNTSDLEKEGSHGHKSHRRVGRKGKKKPGVVVIRNINYIKSKKHGSVESESGSQSVSESEAEEDSEDVHADMRERKHKHSVRRSKKEDRPTKPEEFSDAYGNDKAAYREEADSGNWQAFQTFLLSAEEKSRTVGEDMFMGEKEPQSKRKQSKSEADPIVLPERDYGDYHDGGMAEFDSVSGKTIRMKQVASDDQFLASSNGRDLTDNQFKEIESGGRAYRQMSSDEFMIYEQEKQFSIKNSSDPFVDHVDEHPVKAVESLSYNITDETFMLPYRTESQDLGSDSIIPIDMDSEFSSALQNGSNLYDKAKNQLSYEPDDLSLVPERETETVSVGYDPAMDYDFQIPVTNAVKLEATNQEDLSESTKEESQKLDKENSRASNDSMEKRRKDALVKKGTSSRLNLLTEAQKRAEKLRSHKVDLQKMKKEREDEELKRLEALKRERQKRIASRSGSTVTQAPSTPQQTKARLAIKPSPGPHKGLKLSNTEPVSSSPLRKLPIRTSSDGSNDPQKPIKSSKLNGSNHGLTRSASSLPEVKKESNGLMPEAKTDSLRMKRHSDPKSNYTQSGSSVKSITADQDSKRGVPDESQKKITAIIQQEESKSATLPELRIKTPPTSTEVVENETASKDPLQKETAREASQASDTNNGKSANDKPPSNNDENPVIEKTVVMLENNLVTAPVVQQSDEMIDTKERSHGDGMVTGYAALHAPPSPVVITQVEDSGEGKLNEQLNSYKVVVPCLGSEPQKFSNLTVTEKSYQAPYARVTSLEDPAAPNLGYGGVPASESEMAAEHAENGSITVHVSGFKNSSLTDITHETHEKPRSKESKGFRKLLKFGRKSHGSASGEGNLDSDASSVDDPTVTAASSNDVTHSFSLLSPFRSKNSEKKQAA, via the exons ATGGTGTTGCGGAAGGAACAGGGGATGGCCTTTGCACGTGCTGCAGCAGCTGGTTTTGACATGGACAATTTACTGGATTTGATATCATTTTCTGAAAGCTTTGGTGCCTCACGTTTAAA GGATGCCTGCTTACAATTTATGGAGCTATGGAAGAAAAAGCATGAGACTGGACAATGGCTTGAAGTTGAAGTTGCAGAAGCCATGTCAACTCGGTCTGAATTTTCTGCTTTGAATGCCTCTGGGATTATATTTGCTACAGATCCTATGATGCAGAATGATCACGGAGATGCACAATCTGTCACTGGCGGTGATATGCTTACAGAGACTGATGGAAGAGCTG ATAAACAGATTCCTTCAGATTCAAAGGTGCCACTGGGACACCAGGAGTATCTTCAAGGTCAATTCCAGCATCCTGCTTACTCACAGTGGCCTATGCATCCTCCACCAGGTCCTCCTATGTTTCAACCTTATCCCATGCAAggaatgccttattatcaaaactATCCAGGGAGCGTTCCATATTTTCATCCCCCATATCCTCCAATGGAGGATCCTAGATTCAACAGCTCTCACAGAAAGGGGTCAAAAAGGCAGTCAGCAGATAATAAAGACATTGAATCAGAGACTTGGGAAAGAAGTACGAGGTCACAAGATGATTCAGATCAAAATACTTCAGATCTTGAGAAAGAAGGTTCTCATGGTCATAAATCTCACAGAAGAGTTGGTCGGAAAGGAAAGAAAAAGCCTGGTGTTGTTGTCATTCGCAACATAAATTACATCAAATCGAAGAAGCATGGCTCAGTGGAATCTGAAAGTGGTTCACAGTCTGTCTCTGAATCTGAAGCTGAAGAAGATAGTGAAGATGTGCATGCTGACATGCGAGAAAGAAAGCACAAGCACTCTGTTAGGCGTTCCAAGAAAGAAGATCGTCCAACAAAACCTGAAGAATTTTCAGATGCCTATGGCAATGATAAAGCTGCATATCGAGAGGAGGCAGATTCTGGAAATTGGCAAGCATTTCAGACTTTCTTACTAAGTGCTGAAGAAAAGTCAAGAACAGTTGGTGAAGACATGTTCATGGGAGAAAAAGAGCCTCAGTCAAAGAGAAAACAGAGCAAAAGCGAAGCTGATCCTATCGTTCTTCCTGAGCGAGATTATGGTGATTATCATGATGGGGGGATGGCAGAATTTGATTCTGTTAGTGGGAAGACTATCCGAATGAAGCAGGTAGCTTCTGATGATCAATTTTTAGCTTCAAGTAACGGAAGAGACTTGACAGATAACCAGTTCAAGGAAATAGAAAGTGGTGGAAGAGCATACCGGCAGATGAGCAGTGATGAATTTATGATTTATGAGCAAGAAAAGCAATTCAGTATTAAGAATTCTTCTGACCCATTTGTTGATCATGTGGATGAGCATCCTGTTAAAGCAGTTGAGAGTTTGTCATACAACATAACAGATGAGACCTTCATGCTTCCTTATAGAACAGAATCACAGGATCTTGGATCAGACAGCATAATTCCTATTGACATGGATTCTGAGTTCTCCTCAGCCCTTCAGAATGGTTCGAATTTATATGATAAAGCCAAAAATCAGCTTAGCTACGAACCAGATGACTTGTCCTTGGTTCCTGAACGTGAAACAGAAACTGTCTCTGTCGGATATGATCCAGCAATGGACTATGATTTTCAGATTCCTGTTACAAATGCTGTCAAGCTGGAAGCCACTAACCAAGAGGATCTCTCAGAAAGCACTAAAGAAGAATCACAGAAATTAGACAAGGAGAATTCAAGGGCCTCAAATGATAGTATGGAGAAAAGGAGGAAGGATGCACTGGTGAAGAAAGGGACATCCTCGAGGCTTAACCTATTGACTGAAGCCCAAAAACGTGCAGAGAAGCTGCGTTCTCACAAAGTTGATCTTCAGAAAATGAAGAAAGAAAGG gaAGACGAAGAGCTAAAGCGTTTGGAAGCTTTGAAAAGGGAGAGGCAAAAAAGAATAGCTTCAAGAAGTGGTTCGACAGTCACTCAGGCGCCATCAACTCCACAGCAGACAAAGGCCCGTTTAGCCATAAAGCCTTCACCAGGTCCTCACAAAGGATTAAAGCTTAGCAACACAGAGCCTGTTTCTTCTTCACCTTTGCGAAAATTGCCCATCAGAACCTCTTCAGACGGATCCAATGATCCCCAGAAACCTATTAAATCCAGCAAATTAAATGGCAGTAACCATGGGTTAACTCGATCAGCATCTTCATTACCTGAGGTTAAAAAAGAAAGTAATGGGCTCATGCCGGAAGCAAAAACAGATTCTCTTCGGATGAAAAGACACTCTGATCCCAAAAGCAATTATACTCAATCTGGTTCCTCGGTGAAGTCTATAACTGCAGATCAAGATTCAAAGAGAGGGGTACCTGATGAGTCTCAGAAAAAGATTACTGCAATCATACAACAGGAGGAAAGTAAGTCAGCAACTCTACCAGAGCTTAGGATTAAAACACCACCAACTTCAACTGAAGTAGTTGAAAATGAAACAGCTAGCAAAGACCCATTGCAGAAGGAGACTGCAAGAGAAGCTTCTCAGGCATCTGATACCAACAACGGAAAATCAGCCAATGACAAGCCACCTAGCAACAACGACGAGAATCCAGTGATCGAGAAGACTGTCGTGATGCTTGAAAATAATTTGGTCACTGCCCCTGTGGTCCAGCAGTCTGATGAGATGATAGACACAAAGGAGAGATCACATGGAGATGGGATGGTTACAGGATATGCAGCTCTTCATGCTCCACCTTCACCAGTTGTTATAACTCAGGTTGAGGATTCTGGTGAAGGCAAGTTGAATGAACAGCTGAATTCCTACAAG GTGGTTGTTCCTTGCTTGGGGAGTGAGCCTCAGAAGTTCTCAAACTTGACTGTAACAGAAAAGAGTTATCAAGCCCCTTATGCCAGAGTTACATCCTTGGAAGATCCTGCTGCTCCTAATTTGGGATATGGAGGTGTACCTGCATCAGAGTCTGAGATGGCTGCAGAACATGCTGAGAATGGGAGTATTACGGTACATGTATCCGGTTTCAAGAATTCAAGTTTAACTGATATAACTCATGAAACACATGAGAAGCCTCGAAGCAAGGAATCAAAAGGTTTCAGAAAGTTGTTAAAATTTGGACGTAAGAGCCATGGCTCAGCTTCAGGTGAAGGTAACCTTGACTCAGATGCTTCATCAGTCGATGATCCAACTGTTACTGCTGCTTCATCCAACGATG TTACCCATTCGTTCTCCCTCCTTTCACCCTTCCGAAGCAAGAACAGCGAGAAGAAACAAGCGGCGTGA
- the LOC135612724 gene encoding NAC domain-containing protein 21/22-like isoform X1 → MRHLRYINPPALLLSRIQALATDLERERDSKTVHPIKEADPRRMDRMGLREIESTLPPGFRFYPSDEELVCHYLYKKVTSERCSEGTMVEVDLHTSEPWELPDVAKLSANEWYFFSFRDRKYATGSRTNRATKSGYWKATGKDRIICDPRTHARVGMRKTLVFYGGRAPNGAKTGWVMHEFRLETPHSPPREDWVLCRVFHKRKGESDHDKTASSSPTRMSSACVVDQPMPDVCHDQLGSSFPALLQQEENSSDPFLMNMALLQRNLLDFPQEMGSAPAGMVGMSSRCEDELGFLLDLGFEHSFGEAGMVRYELPRWQG, encoded by the exons ATGCGCCATCTTCGGTATATAAACCCTCCAGCCTTGCTACTCTCAAGAATTCAAGCTCTCGCAAcagatctagagagagagagggactcgAAGACTGTTCATCCAATCAAGGAAGCAGATCCAAGGCGTATGGATAGAATGGGGTTGAGAGAAATAGAATCCACACTGCCGCCGGGGTTCAGGTTCTACCCAAGCGACGAGGAGCTGGTCTGCCACTATCTCTACAAGAAGGTGACCAGCGAACGGTGCTCGGAGGGGACGATGGTAGAGGTGGATCTGCACACTAGTGAGCCGTGGGAGCTTCCAG ATGTGGCTAAACTGAGTGCCAacgagtggtacttcttcagctTCCGCGACCGCAAATACGCCACCGGATCGCGCACCAACCGAGCAACCAAATCGGGATACTGGAAAGCTACCGGGAAGGATAGAATAATCTGTGATCCAAGAACACACGCAAGGGTTGGGATGAGGAAGACATTGGTGTTCTATGGAGGCAGAGCTCCGAATGGAGCAAAGACTGGCTGGGTAATGCATGAGTTCCGACTGGAGACTCCCCACTCACCTCCCAGG GAGGACTGGGTTCTTTGTAGAGTGTTTCACAAGAGGAAAGGGGAGTCGGATCATGACAAGactgcttcttcttctcccacTCGGATGTCATCTGCTTGTGTCGTGGACCAGCCCATGCCAGATGTGTGCCATGACCAGCTTGGCTCATCCTTCCCTGCTCTCCTGCAGCAGGAGGAAAACAGCTCAGACCCCTTCCTGATGAACATGGCACTGCTGCAGCGCAACCTTCTTGACTTCCCACAGGAGATGGGAAGCGCACCCGCCGGTATGGTGGGGATGAGCTCGAGGTGTGAGGATGAGCTGGGATTCCTGTTGGACTTGGGGTTTGAGCACAGCTTTGGGGAGGCAGGAATGGTGAGGTACGAGCTACCGAGGTGGCAAGGATAG
- the LOC135612724 gene encoding NAC domain-containing protein 67-like isoform X2, with protein MRHLRYINPPALLLSRIQALATDLERERDSKTVHPIKEADPRRMDRMGLREIESTLPPGFRFYPSDEELVCHYLYKKVTSERCSEGTMVEVDLHTSEPWELPDVAKLSANEWYFFSFRDRKYATGSRTNRATKSGYWKATGKDRIICDPRTHARVGMRKTLVFYGGRAPNGAKTGWEDWVLCRVFHKRKGESDHDKTASSSPTRMSSACVVDQPMPDVCHDQLGSSFPALLQQEENSSDPFLMNMALLQRNLLDFPQEMGSAPAGMVGMSSRCEDELGFLLDLGFEHSFGEAGMVRYELPRWQG; from the exons ATGCGCCATCTTCGGTATATAAACCCTCCAGCCTTGCTACTCTCAAGAATTCAAGCTCTCGCAAcagatctagagagagagagggactcgAAGACTGTTCATCCAATCAAGGAAGCAGATCCAAGGCGTATGGATAGAATGGGGTTGAGAGAAATAGAATCCACACTGCCGCCGGGGTTCAGGTTCTACCCAAGCGACGAGGAGCTGGTCTGCCACTATCTCTACAAGAAGGTGACCAGCGAACGGTGCTCGGAGGGGACGATGGTAGAGGTGGATCTGCACACTAGTGAGCCGTGGGAGCTTCCAG ATGTGGCTAAACTGAGTGCCAacgagtggtacttcttcagctTCCGCGACCGCAAATACGCCACCGGATCGCGCACCAACCGAGCAACCAAATCGGGATACTGGAAAGCTACCGGGAAGGATAGAATAATCTGTGATCCAAGAACACACGCAAGGGTTGGGATGAGGAAGACATTGGTGTTCTATGGAGGCAGAGCTCCGAATGGAGCAAAGACTGGCTGG GAGGACTGGGTTCTTTGTAGAGTGTTTCACAAGAGGAAAGGGGAGTCGGATCATGACAAGactgcttcttcttctcccacTCGGATGTCATCTGCTTGTGTCGTGGACCAGCCCATGCCAGATGTGTGCCATGACCAGCTTGGCTCATCCTTCCCTGCTCTCCTGCAGCAGGAGGAAAACAGCTCAGACCCCTTCCTGATGAACATGGCACTGCTGCAGCGCAACCTTCTTGACTTCCCACAGGAGATGGGAAGCGCACCCGCCGGTATGGTGGGGATGAGCTCGAGGTGTGAGGATGAGCTGGGATTCCTGTTGGACTTGGGGTTTGAGCACAGCTTTGGGGAGGCAGGAATGGTGAGGTACGAGCTACCGAGGTGGCAAGGATAG
- the LOC135612725 gene encoding large ribosomal subunit protein uL22-like: MVKYSREPSNPTKSAKAMGRDMRVHFKNTRETAHAIRKLPLSKAKRYLEDVIAHKQAIPFRRFCGGVGRTAQAKGRNPNGQGRWPLKSARFILDLLKNAESNAEVKGLDVDALFISHIQVNQAQRQRRRTYRAHGRINPYMSSPCHIELILSEKEEPVKKEPETQIAPSKPKKAQAIRSGASS; the protein is encoded by the exons ATG GTGAAGTACTCGAGAGAGCCTTCCAATCCTACCAAGT CCGCCAAAGCCATGGGTCGGGACATGAGGGTTCACTTCAAG AATACCCGTGAGACAGCTCATGCCATTAGAAAGCTGCCTTTGTCAAAGGCCAAAAGATACCTTGAAGATGTAATTGCTCACAAGCAAGCTATTCCCTTCCGAAGGTTTTGTGGTGGTGTAGGACGCACAGCTCAAGCGAAGGGCCGGAACCCAAATGGGCAGGGCCGGTGGCCTCTGAAATCAGCCAGATTCATATTGGATCTGCTCAAGAATGCTGAAAGCAACGCTGAA GTGAAAGGTTTGGATGTTGATGCGCTCTTCATATCACACATCCAAGTGAACCAAGCGCAAAGGCAGAGGCGCAGGACTTACCGTGCTCATGGGCGAATCAACC CTTATATGTCCTCCCCCTGTCATATTGAACTGATTTTGTCAGAAAAGGAAGAGCCCGTTAAGAAAGAG CCGGAGACCCAGATTGCTCCCAGTAAGCCCAAGAAAGCTCAAGCAATTAGAAGTGGGGCTTCTTCTTAG